Proteins from a single region of Nodularia sp. LEGE 06071:
- a CDS encoding universal stress protein, whose protein sequence is MLKNVLVALDGSEIAERVIQTLNDLVFASDAKVILCHVFPTPESEMQLPADRPHPESPKFSDFHIEKQLLNYKENLSFNSELEFVTGDPAVEIIRLANIYKADLIIIGSRGLIGMNRIVLGSVSTQVVEEANCSVLVVKPT, encoded by the coding sequence GTGCTAAAAAATGTTTTGGTAGCTCTTGACGGATCGGAAATTGCAGAACGAGTCATACAAACTTTAAATGATTTGGTGTTCGCCAGTGATGCCAAAGTGATTCTCTGTCATGTGTTTCCCACGCCAGAGTCAGAGATGCAACTACCCGCAGATCGCCCTCATCCAGAATCTCCAAAGTTTTCTGATTTCCATATAGAAAAACAACTGTTAAATTATAAAGAAAACTTATCATTTAACAGTGAATTAGAATTTGTCACTGGCGATCCTGCGGTCGAAATTATTCGTCTGGCTAATATTTACAAAGCTGATCTAATTATCATTGGCAGTCGTGGATTAATTGGCATGAATCGAATTGTCTTGGGTTCTGTGAGTACTCAAGTAGTGGAAGAGGCTAATTGTTCGGTGTTGGTGGTAAAACCCACTTAA